One region of Streptomyces sp. CG4 genomic DNA includes:
- a CDS encoding Rrf2 family transcriptional regulator: MRISARADYAVRAVLELAVRQGIGPVKAEEIAAVQGIPHKFLEGILGDLRRAGIVDSRRGGGGGYRLARDATGLTVADVIRAVDGPIVSVRGERPTGLAYTGTAQPLLPLWIALRANVRRILEGVTLADLAAGALPEPVRALAAEPEAWENP, from the coding sequence ATGAGGATCTCGGCACGGGCGGATTACGCGGTACGGGCGGTACTGGAGTTGGCCGTACGGCAGGGTATCGGCCCCGTGAAAGCGGAGGAAATCGCCGCCGTGCAGGGCATCCCGCACAAGTTCCTGGAAGGGATCCTGGGTGACCTGAGGCGGGCCGGGATCGTCGACAGCCGGCGGGGCGGTGGTGGCGGCTACCGGCTGGCGCGGGACGCGACCGGCCTCACGGTCGCGGATGTGATCCGGGCCGTGGACGGCCCGATCGTGTCGGTCCGCGGGGAACGCCCGACGGGCCTCGCCTACACCGGCACCGCACAGCCCCTGCTCCCCCTGTGGATCGCGCTGCGCGCGAACGTCCGCCGGATCCTGGAGGGCGTCACCCTCGCCGACCTCGCGGCGGGCGCCCTGCCGGAGCCCGTCCGGGCCCTCGCGGCGGAACCGGAGGCCTGGGAGAACCCGTAG
- a CDS encoding aldose epimerase family protein has product MELNRRTVIAGAAAAGLAATALGTAPAQASPGGKPVKEYFGTLADGTKVHRWSLENGGTRMKVLSYGGIIQSLEVPDRHGRHANVSLGYDNLAAYVAGTTFFGATIGRYGNRIAKGRFTLDGKKYQLSVNDGVNSLHGGKQGFNTKVWDIEPFTVGSDVGLHLHYTSVDGEMGYPGTLRTKVTFTLTRHGDWRIDYEATTDKPTVVNLTNHTYYNLAGEGSGSIYDHELWLAAGRFTPTDSGLIPTGERALVKGTPFDFTHPKPIGRDIRTGHPQLVTAKGYDHNFVLDKGVTARPEHVATLRDPGSGRTLKIFTDQPGVQFYSGNFLDGTLVGPSGRTYRQGDGLALETQHFPDSPNEPSFPSTVLRPGRTYRTTTIHRFSA; this is encoded by the coding sequence ATGGAACTGAACAGACGCACAGTCATCGCGGGAGCCGCGGCGGCGGGCCTGGCCGCCACCGCCCTCGGCACAGCCCCCGCCCAGGCCTCCCCGGGCGGGAAGCCGGTGAAGGAGTACTTCGGCACACTCGCCGACGGCACGAAGGTCCACCGCTGGTCGCTGGAGAACGGCGGCACGCGGATGAAGGTCCTCTCCTACGGCGGCATCATCCAGTCCCTGGAGGTCCCGGACCGGCACGGCCGCCACGCGAACGTCTCGCTGGGCTACGACAACCTCGCCGCGTATGTCGCCGGGACCACCTTCTTCGGCGCCACCATCGGCCGCTACGGCAACCGCATCGCCAAGGGGCGGTTCACCCTCGACGGCAAGAAGTACCAGCTGTCCGTCAACGACGGCGTGAACAGCCTGCACGGCGGCAAGCAGGGCTTCAACACCAAGGTGTGGGACATCGAGCCGTTCACCGTCGGCTCCGACGTCGGACTGCACCTGCACTACACCAGCGTCGACGGCGAGATGGGCTACCCCGGCACGCTGCGGACGAAGGTGACCTTCACCCTCACCCGGCACGGCGACTGGCGCATCGACTACGAGGCCACCACCGACAAGCCGACCGTCGTCAACCTCACCAACCACACGTACTACAACCTCGCGGGCGAGGGCAGCGGCAGCATCTACGACCACGAACTCTGGCTCGCCGCAGGCCGGTTCACCCCCACCGACTCGGGCCTGATACCCACGGGCGAGCGGGCGTTGGTCAAGGGCACCCCCTTCGACTTCACGCACCCCAAGCCGATCGGCCGGGACATCCGCACCGGCCATCCCCAGCTGGTCACCGCCAAGGGGTACGACCACAACTTCGTGCTGGACAAGGGCGTCACGGCCCGGCCCGAGCACGTGGCGACGCTGCGCGACCCCGGCTCCGGCCGCACCCTGAAGATCTTCACCGACCAGCCCGGTGTGCAGTTCTACTCGGGCAACTTCCTCGACGGCACCCTGGTCGGCCCCTCCGGCCGCACCTACCGGCAGGGCGACGGGCTGGCCCTGGAGACCCAGCACTTCCCGGACTCGCCGAACGAGCCGTCGTTCCCCTCGACCGTGCTGCGGCCGGGCCGGACCTACCGGACAACCACCATCCACCGGTTCTCCGCATGA
- a CDS encoding DEAD/DEAH box helicase yields MSRRPQKPNRRASSPRPSASSPREFRLPENTTPALPAVEDFAALGMPAGLLKTLGAQGVTTPFPIQAATLPNSLAGRDLLGRGRTGSGKTLAFGLALLARTAGLRAEPKAPLALVLVPTRELAQQVADALTPYATAVNLRLATVVGGLSITRQAGALRRGAEVLVATPGRLNDLVERGDCVLDQVRITVLDEADQMTDMGFLPQITRLIQQVRPDGQRMLFSATLDQNIDRLVQRFLTDPVVHSVDPSAGAVTTMEHHVLHVQDETDKKAVTTRIAARDGRVILFLDTKRSADRLAKRLLAVGVRAAALHGGRSQPQRNRTLEQFKNGQVTALVATNVAARGIHVDDLDLVVNVDPPTDHKDYLHRGGRTARAGGSGSVVTLVLPDQKRDVTRLMSDAGIRPRTARVTSGDAQLATITGAREPSGVAVTIEVPQPATPTASRQERKTGTKPGRRSGRRRRGGGAEAATGTATRTGSRGSDRRAAAGATAAAGTSATGGRGSARRAGSGGATGGAGAAGGRGSDRRGGRRGAAN; encoded by the coding sequence ATGTCCCGCAGGCCCCAGAAGCCGAACCGGCGCGCCTCGTCGCCCCGACCGTCCGCGTCGTCGCCGAGGGAATTCCGGCTGCCGGAAAACACGACGCCCGCACTTCCCGCCGTCGAGGACTTCGCCGCTCTGGGCATGCCCGCGGGGCTGCTGAAGACTCTCGGCGCGCAGGGCGTGACCACCCCCTTCCCCATCCAGGCCGCCACGCTGCCCAACTCGCTCGCCGGCCGTGACCTGCTGGGACGGGGACGCACCGGCTCGGGCAAGACCCTCGCGTTCGGGCTGGCGCTGCTGGCCCGCACGGCCGGACTGCGCGCGGAGCCCAAGGCGCCGCTCGCCCTCGTGCTGGTGCCCACCCGGGAACTCGCCCAGCAGGTGGCGGACGCGCTGACCCCCTACGCGACGGCGGTGAACCTCCGGCTCGCCACCGTGGTCGGCGGGCTGTCCATCACCAGGCAGGCCGGTGCGCTCCGGCGCGGCGCCGAGGTGCTCGTGGCGACTCCGGGCAGGCTCAACGACCTCGTGGAGCGCGGGGACTGCGTGCTCGACCAGGTGCGCATCACGGTGCTGGACGAAGCCGACCAGATGACCGACATGGGTTTCCTGCCGCAGATCACCAGGCTGATCCAGCAGGTACGGCCCGACGGACAGCGCATGCTCTTCTCGGCCACCCTGGACCAGAACATCGACCGGCTGGTGCAGCGGTTCCTGACCGACCCCGTGGTGCACTCCGTGGACCCGTCCGCCGGCGCGGTGACGACCATGGAGCACCACGTGCTCCACGTCCAGGACGAGACCGACAAGAAGGCCGTCACCACGCGCATCGCGGCCCGTGACGGCAGGGTCATCCTCTTCCTCGACACCAAGAGGTCCGCCGACCGGCTCGCCAAGCGGCTGCTGGCCGTCGGTGTCCGCGCGGCGGCACTGCACGGCGGCCGCTCCCAGCCGCAGCGGAACCGCACCCTGGAACAGTTCAAGAACGGCCAGGTCACCGCCCTGGTGGCGACGAACGTCGCGGCCCGGGGCATACACGTCGACGACCTCGACCTCGTCGTGAACGTCGATCCCCCCACCGACCACAAGGACTACCTCCACCGGGGCGGCCGCACGGCTCGCGCCGGCGGCTCGGGCAGCGTGGTCACGCTGGTCCTGCCCGACCAGAAGCGGGACGTCACCCGGCTCATGTCGGATGCCGGCATCCGCCCCCGGACGGCACGCGTCACATCGGGCGACGCCCAGCTGGCCACCATCACCGGCGCCCGCGAGCCGTCCGGCGTGGCCGTCACCATCGAGGTCCCCCAGCCGGCGACACCGACGGCGTCCCGGCAGGAGCGGAAGACCGGCACCAAGCCCGGCAGGCGATCCGGCCGCCGGCGCCGCGGCGGCGGGGCCGAAGCCGCGACGGGCACCGCCACCAGGACGGGGAGCCGGGGCTCCGACCGCCGGGCCGCGGCCGGGGCGACGGCGGCTGCCGGCACCTCCGCGACCGGCGGGCGCGGTTCTGCCCGCCGGGCGGGATCCGGCGGGGCCACGGGCGGTGCCGGCGCAGCGGGCGGCCGCGGTTCCGACCGCCGGGGCGGCCGCCGCGGCGCTGCCAACTAG
- a CDS encoding geranyl diphosphate 2-C-methyltransferase, which produces MSKISTQMERIAMRDVLRTDYQKSVAEYWNKEKDPVNIKLGEVDGLYHHHYGLGEWDPSVLAGPPETRDQRIIEEMHRLESAQAEVLLDHLGTLTPDDRLLDAGSGRGGTSFMANERFGCHVDGVSISEQQVDFANEQAKQRGVMDRVRFHFRNMLDTRLETGSRRAIWTNETTMYVDLFELFAEFSRLLEYGGRYVCVTGCSNDVTGMRSKAVSRIDEHYTCNIHPRSEYFRALAANDLVPIQVVDLTPDTIPYWELRAKSSVATGIEDPFLTAYKEGSFHYLLIAADRI; this is translated from the coding sequence ATGTCCAAGATCTCCACCCAGATGGAACGCATCGCCATGCGTGATGTCCTGCGCACCGACTACCAGAAGTCGGTCGCGGAGTACTGGAACAAGGAGAAGGACCCCGTCAACATCAAGCTCGGCGAGGTCGACGGCCTCTACCACCACCACTACGGCCTCGGCGAATGGGACCCGTCGGTCCTCGCCGGCCCGCCCGAGACCCGCGACCAGCGCATCATCGAGGAAATGCACCGCCTGGAGTCGGCACAGGCCGAGGTGCTCCTCGACCACCTCGGCACCCTCACGCCGGACGACCGGCTGCTGGACGCCGGCTCCGGCCGCGGCGGCACCAGCTTCATGGCCAACGAGCGCTTCGGCTGCCATGTGGACGGCGTCAGCATCTCCGAGCAGCAGGTCGACTTCGCCAACGAGCAGGCGAAGCAGCGCGGGGTGATGGACAGGGTCCGCTTCCACTTCCGCAACATGCTCGACACCCGGCTGGAGACCGGATCGCGCCGGGCGATCTGGACCAACGAGACGACCATGTACGTCGACCTGTTCGAGCTCTTCGCCGAGTTCTCCCGCCTGCTGGAGTACGGCGGCCGCTACGTCTGCGTCACCGGCTGCTCCAACGACGTCACCGGCATGCGCTCCAAGGCCGTCAGCCGGATCGACGAGCACTACACCTGCAACATCCACCCGCGCAGCGAGTACTTCAGGGCCCTCGCCGCGAACGACCTCGTCCCGATCCAGGTGGTGGACCTGACCCCGGACACGATCCCCTACTGGGAGCTGCGCGCCAAGTCCTCCGTGGCCACCGGCATCGAGGACCCGTTCCTCACCGCCTACAAGGAAGGCAGCTTCCACTACCTCCTGATCGCGGCCGACCGGATCTGA
- a CDS encoding family 2B encapsulin nanocompartment shell protein, which produces MPLDTMTAPAAGPESEQQQREQQSLSTAAARNLATTTKSEPQMQGITSRWASRMLPWVNVPGATYRVNRRLSFTVGDGRVTFVKTGSKVQVIPAELGELPLLRGFTDADVLGALADKFVQKEFAPGQIIVQEGRKADQVYLIAHGKVEKIGEGPYGDEAVIGLLADGDTFGGRVMSGQAKKWDFTARAATATTVLALPLSAYKAVADRHEALRRHVQQISSNGHRKLSKSGEAEILLSSGHVGEETLPQTFADYELTPREYELSVAQTVLRVHSRVADLFNEPMNQTQQQLRLTIEALRERQEHELINNEEFGLLNNADFDQRISTFSGPPAPDDMDELLSMRRKTRCFLAHPKAIAAFGRQCNKRGIYFGGIELNGNHLPAWRGVPLLPCSKIPISEQGTTSIIAMRTGEDDQGVIGLYQTGIPDEVEPGLNVRFMGISDQAIISYLVSTYYSAAVLVPDALGVLENVEIARTNGS; this is translated from the coding sequence ATGCCCCTCGACACCATGACAGCACCGGCGGCCGGCCCGGAGTCCGAGCAGCAGCAGCGCGAGCAGCAGAGCCTCAGCACCGCTGCGGCGCGCAATCTCGCCACCACCACCAAGTCCGAACCCCAGATGCAGGGCATCACCTCCCGCTGGGCGAGCCGCATGCTCCCCTGGGTGAACGTGCCCGGCGCGACGTACCGGGTCAACCGCCGCCTGTCGTTCACCGTGGGCGACGGCCGGGTGACCTTCGTGAAGACCGGCTCGAAGGTCCAGGTGATCCCCGCCGAACTGGGCGAACTGCCGCTGCTGCGCGGCTTCACGGACGCCGACGTGCTCGGCGCGCTGGCCGACAAGTTCGTGCAGAAGGAGTTCGCTCCGGGCCAGATCATCGTGCAGGAGGGCCGCAAGGCCGACCAGGTGTACCTGATCGCGCACGGCAAGGTGGAGAAGATCGGCGAGGGGCCGTACGGCGACGAGGCCGTGATCGGACTGCTGGCCGACGGGGACACCTTCGGCGGCCGGGTGATGTCCGGGCAGGCCAAGAAGTGGGACTTCACGGCCCGCGCGGCGACCGCCACCACGGTTCTCGCCCTGCCGCTGTCGGCGTACAAGGCGGTCGCCGACCGGCACGAGGCGCTGCGCAGGCATGTACAGCAGATCAGCTCCAACGGACACCGCAAGCTGAGCAAGTCGGGCGAGGCGGAGATCCTGCTCTCCTCCGGGCACGTGGGCGAGGAGACCCTGCCGCAGACCTTCGCCGACTACGAACTCACCCCGCGAGAGTACGAGTTGAGCGTCGCGCAGACCGTGCTGCGGGTGCACAGCCGGGTCGCCGACCTCTTCAACGAGCCGATGAACCAGACGCAGCAGCAGTTGCGGCTGACCATCGAGGCGCTGCGCGAGCGGCAGGAGCACGAGCTGATCAACAACGAGGAGTTCGGCCTGCTCAACAACGCCGACTTCGACCAGCGGATCTCCACCTTCTCGGGCCCGCCGGCCCCGGACGACATGGACGAGCTGCTGAGCATGCGGCGCAAGACCCGCTGTTTCCTCGCCCACCCCAAGGCGATCGCCGCGTTCGGCCGCCAGTGCAACAAGCGGGGCATCTACTTCGGCGGCATCGAACTGAACGGCAACCACCTGCCCGCCTGGCGCGGGGTGCCGCTGCTGCCGTGCAGCAAGATCCCGATCAGCGAGCAGGGCACGACGTCGATCATCGCCATGCGTACCGGCGAGGACGACCAGGGCGTCATCGGCCTGTACCAGACCGGCATCCCGGACGAGGTCGAGCCCGGCCTGAACGTCCGCTTCATGGGCATCAGCGATCAGGCGATCATCTCGTACCTGGTCAGCACCTACTACTCGGCCGCCGTCCTGGTGCCCGACGCCCTCGGCGTCCTGGAGAACGTCGAGATCGCCCGCACGAACGGGAGCTGA
- a CDS encoding histidinol-phosphate transaminase, whose amino-acid sequence MAGNVTSLFRGTDAHSPSMAALAREGGDGTGPVDFCVPCNPYFPTPAMYDELSARLREIITYYPSSADTITAELCSLLQLPPQCVAMGNGSTELITWIDHLLVRESLAIPVPTFGRWTDQPMETGKRVDMFPLQEASGFALDLAQYAEFIRRRGTRVAVICNPNNPDGGYLRKQSVVQFMDAMADLDLVIVDESFLEFADAEVDPSVVQEAVIRPNVVVLRSLGKNFGLHGIRFGYLVANPALAGRVRAMLPKWNLNSLAEYVVFMLREHGAAYAQSLQQIRRDRLEMTSHLSALPGLTVYPSQGNFLFVRLPVGAEGTVVRDRMLTEHRILVRECGNKIGSSSRFLRLVVRPQVDVRRLVSGLEQVLYGSRRGAAVPELSTGTSYSSGTAAVDRLMTETNGGGVRGLAAQAQAMAAAPAPAAGTGMPLPAAVPPSGAGMPMSAAAPLPAAAQPFPAAPEPVPAPQPVPAPVPVPAQSPMAPVPQPVAPVPAPQPVPVPAPAPLPPPAPLPAPAPLPAPVPVPAPAAALAPTPPGVPARGGLTAAQVRGMTAPAPATGLTPAPATGWPNAQSWPNAAGMGQTG is encoded by the coding sequence TTGGCCGGCAACGTCACCTCGTTGTTCCGCGGCACCGACGCGCACAGCCCCTCGATGGCGGCGCTGGCGCGGGAGGGCGGCGACGGGACCGGCCCGGTGGACTTCTGCGTTCCGTGCAACCCCTACTTCCCCACCCCGGCCATGTACGACGAGCTGTCGGCCCGGCTGCGCGAGATCATCACCTACTACCCGAGCAGCGCCGACACCATCACCGCCGAGCTGTGCTCCCTGCTCCAGCTGCCGCCCCAGTGCGTGGCGATGGGCAACGGATCCACCGAACTGATCACCTGGATCGACCACCTGCTGGTCCGCGAGTCGCTGGCGATACCGGTCCCCACCTTCGGCCGCTGGACCGACCAGCCGATGGAGACGGGCAAGCGGGTCGACATGTTCCCGCTCCAGGAGGCGAGCGGATTCGCCCTGGACCTCGCCCAGTACGCCGAGTTCATCCGGCGGCGCGGCACCCGCGTGGCGGTGATCTGCAACCCGAACAACCCCGACGGCGGCTATCTGCGCAAGCAGTCGGTGGTGCAGTTCATGGACGCGATGGCGGACCTGGACCTGGTGATCGTGGACGAGTCCTTCCTGGAGTTCGCCGACGCCGAGGTCGACCCGAGCGTCGTCCAGGAGGCCGTGATCCGGCCGAACGTCGTCGTCCTGCGCAGCCTCGGCAAGAACTTCGGCCTGCACGGCATCCGCTTCGGCTACCTGGTGGCGAACCCGGCGCTGGCGGGCAGGGTCCGCGCGATGCTCCCGAAGTGGAACCTCAACTCCCTCGCCGAGTACGTGGTGTTCATGCTGAGGGAGCACGGCGCCGCGTACGCGCAGAGCCTGCAGCAGATCCGCCGCGACCGCCTGGAGATGACCAGCCACCTGTCCGCACTGCCGGGCCTGACCGTCTACCCCTCCCAGGGGAACTTCCTCTTCGTCCGGCTGCCCGTCGGGGCCGAGGGCACGGTGGTCCGGGACCGGATGCTCACCGAGCACCGGATCCTGGTCCGCGAGTGCGGCAACAAGATCGGTTCCTCCAGCCGCTTCCTGAGACTCGTGGTGCGCCCCCAGGTCGACGTGCGTCGCCTGGTGTCCGGCCTGGAGCAGGTGCTCTACGGGTCCAGGAGGGGAGCCGCCGTACCCGAGCTGAGCACCGGGACCAGCTACAGCTCGGGTACGGCGGCCGTGGACCGGCTGATGACCGAGACCAACGGAGGCGGTGTCCGGGGTCTGGCCGCACAGGCCCAGGCCATGGCCGCCGCTCCCGCTCCGGCCGCCGGCACCGGCATGCCGCTCCCCGCCGCCGTACCCCCGTCCGGCGCCGGGATGCCGATGTCGGCGGCAGCCCCCTTGCCCGCGGCGGCTCAGCCCTTCCCCGCGGCGCCCGAGCCGGTCCCCGCACCCCAGCCGGTGCCGGCGCCGGTCCCGGTACCGGCCCAGTCGCCCATGGCGCCCGTACCGCAGCCGGTGGCCCCGGTGCCGGCTCCTCAGCCGGTCCCGGTACCGGCGCCCGCTCCCCTGCCGCCCCCGGCGCCCCTGCCCGCACCGGCACCCCTGCCCGCGCCCGTACCGGTACCGGCCCCCGCGGCCGCGCTCGCCCCCACTCCCCCCGGTGTCCCGGCCCGCGGCGGCCTCACGGCGGCCCAGGTGCGCGGCATGACGGCCCCGGCTCCCGCCACAGGCCTGACCCCGGCCCCGGCCACCGGCTGGCCGAACGCCCAGAGCTGGCCGAACGCGGCGGGAATGGGGCAGACGGGCTAG
- a CDS encoding cold-shock protein codes for MAQGTVKWFNSEKGFGFIAQDGGGPDVFAHYSNIATQGFRELQEGQRVSFDVTQGQKGPQAENILPA; via the coding sequence ATGGCACAGGGAACCGTGAAGTGGTTCAACTCTGAAAAGGGTTTCGGCTTCATCGCGCAGGACGGCGGCGGCCCCGACGTCTTCGCCCACTACTCGAACATCGCGACCCAGGGCTTCCGTGAGCTCCAGGAGGGCCAGCGGGTCTCCTTCGACGTCACGCAGGGCCAGAAGGGCCCGCAGGCGGAGAACATCCTCCCCGCCTGA
- a CDS encoding DUF4360 domain-containing protein — MAGGLLLSGAVAALLSTAIPAQRPAGGPIDNPPPDKIVIDVATVNGSGCPEGTAAVAVSPDNTAFTVTYSNYLAQAGGNSDPTAFRKNCQLNLVVHVPQGFTYAIASADYRGFLSLQPGASATQKASYYFQGSSQTVPKSHPFSSPFKDNWEATDSTDWAQLVWAPCGVLRNFNINTELRVNAGTTSADKVSFMTMDSTDGDISTVYHLAWKDCPSK; from the coding sequence ATGGCTGGTGGACTCCTCCTGAGCGGCGCCGTGGCGGCGCTGCTCTCCACCGCGATACCCGCCCAGAGACCCGCCGGCGGCCCGATCGACAACCCGCCCCCGGACAAGATCGTCATCGATGTGGCGACGGTGAACGGCTCCGGCTGCCCCGAGGGCACCGCCGCGGTCGCCGTCTCACCGGACAACACCGCCTTCACGGTGACCTACAGCAACTACCTGGCCCAGGCCGGCGGCAACTCCGACCCCACGGCCTTCCGCAAGAACTGCCAGCTCAACCTGGTGGTCCACGTCCCGCAGGGCTTCACCTACGCCATCGCCAGCGCCGACTACCGCGGCTTCCTCTCGCTCCAGCCCGGCGCGAGCGCCACGCAGAAGGCCTCGTACTACTTCCAGGGCTCCTCGCAGACCGTGCCCAAGAGCCACCCCTTCAGCAGCCCCTTCAAGGACAACTGGGAGGCCACCGACAGCACGGACTGGGCCCAGCTGGTCTGGGCGCCCTGCGGGGTCCTGCGCAACTTCAACATCAACACCGAGCTGCGGGTGAACGCGGGCACCACCTCCGCCGACAAGGTCAGCTTCATGACGATGGACTCGACGGACGGCGACATCAGCACGGTGTACCACCTGGCGTGGAAGGACTGCCCGAGCAAGTAG
- a CDS encoding FAD-dependent oxidoreductase, with protein sequence MRAERPWGKAVVVGGSYAGLVTARVLTDFFREVVLVERDAVDEDTGVHPGAPQGYHAHAMLAKGGQILERLFPGLREELRAAGAPVFDYGEGIDFLLPVGLAPRQRTGVRIQTFTRDELERRLRRKVLALPQITLVPSTQCTGLTRDSSGRVTGVTCQSQHTDPSDSPEPFELAADLVVDASGRASSLTDWLGAMGVTVPPKRTVKAKVTYTSMNFDRPHTSEPGHPDYYVAYQMLFAPSVPRAGVLLAVERDRWTCSLFGFEDQPPTDDKGYVEFAESLRNPRLAEHIGRRSVQEPTRRYTNVDNQWRPFHAVKDWPDRLLAVGDSVCAFNPVYGQGMTVAAMEAELLQGMLKRCRATGRLDGLARGFQKKVGRLVLLPWTVSTNSDLMWTPDGQSLAARFAHWYNMRLFRVAVKDAAVWTKFVRVVNMVASPALLFHPQVALKVLTVTPRRT encoded by the coding sequence ATGAGAGCAGAACGCCCCTGGGGCAAGGCCGTTGTCGTCGGCGGCAGCTACGCGGGCCTGGTGACCGCCCGCGTCCTGACCGACTTCTTCCGCGAGGTCGTCCTCGTGGAACGGGACGCCGTCGACGAGGACACCGGCGTCCATCCCGGCGCTCCGCAGGGCTACCACGCGCACGCGATGCTCGCCAAGGGCGGGCAGATCCTGGAGCGGCTGTTCCCGGGCCTGCGCGAGGAGTTGCGAGCGGCGGGCGCACCGGTGTTCGACTACGGGGAGGGCATCGACTTCCTGCTGCCCGTCGGACTCGCGCCACGGCAGCGCACGGGTGTCCGCATCCAGACCTTCACCCGCGACGAGCTGGAACGCCGGCTGCGCCGCAAGGTGCTCGCGCTGCCCCAGATCACGCTGGTGCCGTCCACCCAGTGCACGGGCCTGACCCGGGACTCCTCGGGCCGGGTGACCGGCGTGACGTGCCAGTCCCAGCACACGGACCCCTCGGACTCCCCGGAGCCCTTCGAGCTGGCCGCCGATCTGGTCGTCGACGCCTCCGGACGCGCCAGCTCCCTGACCGACTGGCTGGGCGCGATGGGGGTCACGGTCCCGCCCAAACGGACCGTGAAGGCCAAGGTCACCTACACGTCGATGAACTTCGACCGGCCGCACACGAGCGAGCCCGGCCACCCGGACTACTACGTCGCCTACCAGATGCTGTTCGCCCCGAGCGTGCCCCGGGCCGGGGTCCTGCTCGCCGTGGAGCGCGACCGGTGGACCTGCTCGCTGTTCGGGTTCGAGGACCAGCCGCCGACCGACGACAAGGGATACGTGGAGTTCGCCGAGAGCCTGCGGAACCCGCGCCTCGCCGAGCACATCGGCCGGCGCAGCGTCCAGGAGCCCACCCGTCGCTACACCAACGTCGACAACCAGTGGCGGCCCTTCCACGCCGTGAAGGACTGGCCGGACCGTCTCCTCGCCGTCGGCGATTCCGTCTGCGCCTTCAACCCCGTCTACGGCCAGGGCATGACGGTCGCCGCGATGGAGGCGGAGCTGCTGCAGGGCATGCTGAAGCGGTGCCGCGCGACCGGCCGGCTGGACGGCCTCGCCCGCGGATTCCAGAAGAAGGTGGGCCGCCTGGTGCTGCTGCCGTGGACGGTGTCCACCAACTCCGACCTGATGTGGACCCCGGACGGCCAGTCCCTCGCCGCGCGCTTCGCCCACTGGTACAACATGCGGCTCTTCCGTGTGGCGGTGAAGGACGCGGCCGTATGGACGAAGTTCGTCCGCGTGGTGAACATGGTGGCCTCACCGGCCCTGCTGTTCCATCCCCAGGTGGCCCTCAAGGTCCTGACGGTCACTCCCCGGCGTACGTGA
- the mmsB gene encoding multiple monosaccharide ABC transporter permease, protein MSTDVTDKSPAAAPPGKGGSAAGEGLLHLVLGGLRRNMRQYGMLIALGLIVVLFQFWTGGDLLLPRNVSNLVLQNSYILILAIGMMLVIIAGHIDLSVGSITAFVGAFAAVLTVQHGVAWPVAVVLCLLVGAVAGAVQGFLIAYLGIPSFIVTLAGMLLFRGLTEILLKGQTLGPFPNGLQKLGNGFLPEVGPNTNYHNLTLLLGIVLIAAVVWQEVRDRRRQREFSLDVVPVKLFLLKLVALVAAILVLTMLLASYDGAPIVLIILGVLVYGYGYVMRNSVFGRHIYAIGGNLPAAKLSGVKDRRITFQVFLNMGVLAALAGLVVAARLNAASPKAGDGFELEAIASSFIGGASMSGGVGTVLGAIIGGLVLGVLNNGMNLLSVGTDWQQVIKGLALLAAVGFDVWNKRKSGS, encoded by the coding sequence ATGAGCACGGACGTCACCGACAAGAGCCCGGCGGCCGCGCCCCCGGGCAAGGGCGGATCGGCCGCCGGGGAGGGCCTGTTGCACCTGGTGCTCGGCGGCCTGCGCCGCAACATGCGCCAGTACGGCATGCTGATCGCGCTCGGGCTGATCGTCGTCCTCTTCCAGTTCTGGACCGGCGGCGATCTGCTGCTGCCGCGCAACGTCTCCAACCTGGTGCTGCAGAACAGCTACATCCTGATCCTCGCGATCGGCATGATGCTGGTGATCATCGCCGGGCACATCGACCTGTCGGTCGGCTCGATCACGGCGTTCGTGGGCGCCTTCGCGGCCGTGCTCACGGTGCAGCACGGCGTGGCGTGGCCCGTCGCCGTGGTGCTGTGCCTGCTGGTGGGCGCGGTGGCGGGCGCCGTGCAGGGCTTCCTGATCGCGTATCTCGGCATACCGTCGTTCATCGTCACCCTGGCGGGCATGCTGCTCTTCCGCGGCCTGACCGAGATCCTACTCAAGGGGCAGACCCTCGGCCCGTTCCCGAACGGCCTGCAGAAGCTGGGCAACGGCTTCCTGCCCGAGGTCGGGCCGAACACCAACTACCACAACCTCACCCTGCTCCTCGGCATCGTGCTGATCGCCGCCGTGGTGTGGCAGGAGGTGCGCGACCGGCGCCGCCAGCGGGAGTTCTCCCTCGACGTGGTGCCCGTGAAGCTGTTCCTGCTCAAGCTCGTCGCCCTGGTCGCCGCGATCCTCGTCCTCACGATGCTGCTGGCCAGCTACGACGGCGCACCGATCGTCCTGATCATCCTCGGCGTGCTGGTGTACGGCTACGGCTACGTCATGCGCAACTCGGTCTTCGGCCGCCACATCTACGCCATCGGCGGCAATCTGCCGGCCGCCAAGCTGTCCGGCGTCAAGGACCGGCGCATCACCTTCCAGGTGTTCCTGAACATGGGCGTGCTCGCGGCCCTGGCGGGTCTGGTGGTCGCCGCCCGTCTGAACGCGGCCTCGCCGAAGGCGGGCGACGGATTCGAGCTGGAGGCCATCGCCTCCTCGTTCATCGGCGGCGCCTCCATGAGCGGCGGTGTCGGCACCGTCCTCGGCGCCATCATCGGCGGTCTCGTCCTCGGCGTGCTGAACAACGGCATGAACCTCCTCAGCGTCGGCACCGACTGGCAGCAGGTCATCAAGGGCCTCGCCCTGCTGGCCGCGGTCGGCTTCGACGTGTGGAACAAGCGCAAGTCCGGTTCGTGA